The following are encoded in a window of Aerococcus sanguinicola genomic DNA:
- the argS gene encoding arginine--tRNA ligase gives MDEKQKIVDLLYPIVGEHLNKDEIMGLIEVPANQEFGDLAFPTFQLAKTYRQAPQKIAEEITEKLGNPEGFSEITAIGPYINFKSNREFVTKHVISNVLEQGSDYGKTDIGKQGNITIDMSSPNIAKPMSMGHLRSTVIGNALSFILEKLNYNVIRINHLGDWGTQFGKLIVAYRKWGDEETVRKDPVNELVKLYVEFHERAEEDPALDEEGRAAFKALEDGDEDVVALWNWFKDESIKAFQKVYDLLNVHFDYYTGESFYNDKMQPIIDELEDKGISEVEQGAVIVRLDEEDLPPALIQKSDGATLYLTRDLATAYYRKATFDFVESLYIVGNEQTNHFNQLKAVLKRLGRDWADDMHHIPFGLITLNGKKLSTRKGKIVLLEDVLNEATKLAYEQIETKNPDLPNKDEVAAQVGPGAVIFHDLKNERLHNFDFNLQEVVQFEGETGPYVQYAHARIQTILEKYGKEVEANVNNVVTDDYSWQIVKLLEQYPKVVIRAAKQYEPSVVSKYLISLAQAFNKYYGNTRILEDDEQLEARIALISAVAIVLKDGLSLLGIAAPNKM, from the coding sequence ATGGATGAAAAACAGAAAATTGTTGATTTACTCTACCCAATTGTCGGAGAACATTTAAACAAAGATGAAATCATGGGACTAATTGAAGTACCTGCTAACCAAGAATTTGGTGATCTTGCCTTTCCAACTTTTCAATTAGCGAAAACTTATAGACAAGCCCCACAAAAAATTGCAGAGGAAATAACAGAAAAGCTAGGAAATCCAGAAGGTTTTTCAGAAATTACGGCAATTGGACCTTATATTAATTTTAAATCAAACCGTGAGTTCGTTACTAAACATGTAATTTCAAATGTACTCGAACAAGGCAGTGATTACGGCAAAACGGATATTGGGAAGCAAGGTAATATCACTATCGATATGTCATCACCTAACATTGCAAAACCAATGTCAATGGGACATTTACGTTCAACAGTCATTGGTAATGCGCTTTCATTTATTTTAGAAAAGCTAAATTATAATGTTATTCGCATTAATCACTTAGGGGACTGGGGAACTCAATTTGGTAAGCTGATTGTAGCTTATCGTAAATGGGGAGATGAAGAGACAGTTCGCAAAGATCCAGTTAATGAACTTGTTAAACTCTATGTTGAATTTCATGAACGCGCTGAAGAAGATCCAGCGTTAGATGAAGAAGGGCGTGCTGCCTTTAAAGCACTAGAGGATGGTGATGAAGATGTTGTGGCTTTATGGAATTGGTTTAAAGATGAATCAATTAAAGCATTCCAAAAAGTCTATGATCTTTTAAATGTTCATTTTGATTATTATACTGGAGAATCCTTTTATAATGATAAAATGCAGCCCATTATCGATGAATTGGAAGATAAAGGAATCAGCGAAGTTGAACAGGGAGCTGTTATTGTTCGCTTAGATGAGGAAGACTTACCACCAGCACTTATCCAGAAGTCTGATGGAGCAACCCTTTATCTTACTAGAGATTTAGCAACTGCTTATTATCGTAAAGCTACCTTTGACTTTGTTGAGAGTCTCTATATTGTAGGTAATGAACAGACAAATCACTTTAACCAATTAAAAGCTGTTTTAAAACGTTTAGGTAGGGATTGGGCAGATGACATGCACCATATTCCATTCGGATTAATTACCTTAAACGGAAAGAAGTTATCGACTCGTAAAGGTAAAATTGTTTTACTTGAAGATGTTTTAAACGAAGCGACTAAATTAGCGTATGAACAAATCGAAACAAAAAATCCGGATCTTCCTAACAAAGATGAAGTAGCTGCACAAGTTGGTCCTGGGGCTGTTATCTTCCATGATTTAAAGAATGAACGATTACATAACTTTGATTTTAATTTACAAGAAGTTGTTCAATTTGAGGGTGAAACTGGTCCTTATGTCCAATATGCTCACGCACGCATTCAAACCATTCTAGAAAAATATGGGAAAGAAGTAGAAGCTAACGTTAATAATGTTGTTACTGATGATTATAGTTGGCAAATTGTAAAATTACTTGAACAATATCCAAAGGTAGTCATTCGAGCAGCCAAGCAATATGAGCCTTCTGTCGTATCAAAATATTTAATTTCTTTAGCCCAAGCATTCAATAAGTATTACGGAAACACACGTATTTTAGAGGATGATGAGCAATTAGAAGCAAGAATAGCTTTGATTTCTGCAGTAGCTATTGTCTTAAAAGATGGCTTAAGTTTACTCGGTATTGCAGCACCTAATAAAATGTAG
- the arcC gene encoding carbamate kinase, translating to MSRKVVVALGGNAILSDDPSAEAQKSALEQTAKYLVQLIANGDELIITHGNGPQVGNLLLQHIESDSPENPAFPLDSLVAMTEGSIGYWLQNALQNELEKNNIDKSVASVVTQVVVDKEDDAFKDPSKPIGPFYTEEEAKAEMEKTDATFKEDAGRGWRKVVASPKPVRINEIESIKSLIEAGQVVVAAGGGGIPVVETDNGLDGVEAVIDKDFASQQLAHEIDADLFIVLTGVDYVYINYNKENQEKLEEVRVSQLQDYIKEDQFAPGSMLPKIEATIAFVDGHENRKSVITSLENLEELIRSGAGTTIKN from the coding sequence ATGTCAAGAAAAGTTGTTGTTGCTCTAGGTGGTAATGCTATTTTATCAGATGATCCAAGCGCAGAAGCTCAAAAAAGTGCATTAGAACAAACTGCTAAATACCTAGTTCAACTAATTGCAAATGGTGATGAACTAATAATTACTCATGGGAATGGCCCACAAGTTGGAAATTTACTCTTACAACATATTGAAAGTGATTCTCCTGAAAATCCAGCTTTTCCTTTAGATAGTTTAGTAGCTATGACTGAAGGGAGCATTGGTTATTGGTTACAAAACGCCTTACAAAATGAGCTAGAAAAAAATAATATTGATAAGTCGGTAGCTTCAGTAGTAACTCAAGTGGTTGTTGATAAAGAAGATGACGCATTTAAGGATCCATCTAAGCCAATTGGGCCTTTCTATACTGAAGAAGAGGCAAAAGCTGAAATGGAAAAAACAGATGCCACATTCAAGGAAGATGCTGGCCGTGGATGGCGTAAGGTTGTTGCATCACCTAAACCTGTCCGCATTAATGAAATTGAAAGTATCAAAAGTTTAATTGAAGCAGGACAAGTGGTTGTTGCAGCTGGTGGTGGAGGAATTCCAGTTGTTGAAACAGATAATGGGCTAGATGGGGTCGAAGCAGTAATTGATAAAGACTTTGCTTCCCAACAGTTAGCTCACGAAATTGATGCTGATTTATTTATTGTATTAACTGGTGTAGATTATGTTTACATTAATTATAATAAAGAAAATCAAGAAAAATTAGAAGAAGTAAGAGTCAGTCAATTACAAGATTATATCAAAGAGGATCAATTTGCCCCAGGTTCTATGTTGCCAAAGATTGAAGCTACAATTGCTTTTGTCGATGGTCATGAAAATCGTAAATCGGTGATTACATCTTTAGAAAACTTAGAAGAATTGATTCGGTCTGGCGCAGGCACAACAATTAAAAATTAA
- a CDS encoding M20 family metallopeptidase has protein sequence MEYELTANVQKEALRSLDQWISIPSVLDEKAVHTPFGDNIQHALEVAMETCQSLGMTTHIDEKGYYAYAEIGSGDELLAILCHLDVVPTGDETAWRFPPFELNLADGKLYGRGSQDDKGPSIAALYGLKSLLDHGYHLNKRVRFIFGADEETLWRCMERYNANEEQADYGFAPDSAFPLTFAEKGLLQLYLYGPGSEDLTLDVQHALNVVPDQAKYQGQYSETLKESLDQLKFDYKDDGDEVTVIGESIHAKDAPKGVNALVQLAQALNKSYQHPMLEFISKYFSKATGEDLFGQIEDEMSGGLTCNLAQLKIDANQSKLGIDMRIPVTANKEELVTRLEEVAQEYNLRYEEFDYLASLYVPEDSELVQTLLTVYRNLTGDNSKPLSSGGATFARTMPNCVAYGACLPDVPMTEHQINEAMPLKNFYDAMEIYAQAIRALAVD, from the coding sequence ATGGAATACGAATTAACAGCTAATGTTCAAAAAGAAGCGTTAAGAAGTTTAGATCAGTGGATTAGCATTCCGTCTGTCCTGGATGAAAAAGCTGTACATACACCATTTGGAGATAATATTCAACATGCCTTAGAAGTAGCGATGGAGACTTGTCAATCACTCGGTATGACAACGCATATTGATGAAAAAGGTTACTATGCTTATGCTGAAATAGGTTCTGGAGATGAACTTTTAGCGATACTATGCCATTTAGACGTTGTTCCTACTGGTGATGAAACAGCTTGGCGCTTTCCACCTTTTGAGCTAAATCTTGCTGATGGAAAATTATACGGGAGAGGAAGCCAAGATGATAAGGGACCAAGTATAGCTGCTCTTTACGGACTTAAGTCTCTGTTAGATCACGGTTATCATTTGAATAAACGTGTTAGATTTATCTTCGGGGCAGACGAGGAAACTCTATGGCGCTGTATGGAACGTTATAACGCAAATGAAGAACAAGCAGACTATGGTTTTGCTCCGGACTCTGCTTTTCCACTAACTTTTGCTGAAAAAGGTTTGCTACAGCTTTATCTATATGGCCCTGGTAGTGAAGATTTAACTCTTGATGTGCAGCACGCCTTGAATGTCGTACCTGATCAAGCAAAATATCAAGGTCAGTATTCAGAAACTCTAAAAGAATCACTTGATCAACTGAAATTTGATTATAAAGACGATGGAGATGAAGTGACTGTAATTGGAGAGTCCATTCATGCTAAAGATGCTCCGAAAGGTGTCAATGCGTTAGTTCAATTAGCCCAAGCATTAAATAAAAGCTATCAACATCCAATGCTTGAATTTATCAGTAAATATTTTAGTAAAGCGACAGGTGAAGATCTGTTTGGTCAAATTGAAGATGAGATGAGTGGGGGACTCACTTGCAATTTAGCTCAATTAAAAATTGATGCCAATCAATCAAAATTAGGTATCGATATGCGTATACCTGTTACAGCTAATAAAGAGGAATTAGTAACGAGACTTGAAGAAGTAGCGCAAGAATATAATCTTCGTTATGAGGAATTTGACTACCTTGCATCACTCTATGTTCCAGAAGATAGTGAACTGGTTCAAACTCTCTTAACTGTCTATCGTAATCTAACTGGTGATAACTCAAAACCACTTAGTTCTGGAGGGGCAACTTTTGCCCGTACCATGCCAAACTGTGTGGCTTATGGAGCCTGTCTACCAGATGTGCCGATGACAGAACATCAAATCAATGAAGCGATGCCATTAAAGAATTTTTATGATGCAATGGAAATCTATGCACAAGCAATTCGTGCATTAGCAGTCGACTAA
- a CDS encoding YfcC family protein, giving the protein MRDMDEAGQKKKKSFKMPTSFTILFLITIVIAIFTWIIPAGQYDVTEAGDFISGTYQTIESNPQGIWDVLAAPFAGLTGNELTEGAIQISLFILVLGGFLQVVTVTGAIDAGIGAAIRANKDNMTRLIWILMGIFALGGSTYGMSEETVPFYALLIPMMVAVGFDAMVGIAVVLVGSGVGCLASTVNPFATGIASSMAGIGLGDGIVPRVIMLVVMYIIAASYVTRYAKKVQKDPSNSLIADQYESDKEKFKIKDDIDEITPKQRSVLGLFLFTFLIMVISLIPWSEFGITIFQDIHNWINSIPILGSLVGQSVIPFGEWYLGEITVLFFLMGIVIAFVYGMGEEDFVNNFIDGAKDLLSVALICAVARGIQVIMNDGQITATVLHWGEMALSNLSSGFFIILTYLFYLPMSFLIPSTSGLAAATVGIMAPLGDFAGVAQSLVITAYQSAAGIVNLITPTSGVVMAALAIAGIEITTWWKFMWKLILMLAAASLIILVLFAVI; this is encoded by the coding sequence ATGAGAGACATGGACGAGGCAGGTCAAAAAAAGAAAAAATCTTTTAAGATGCCAACATCTTTTACGATTTTATTCTTAATCACAATAGTTATTGCTATATTTACATGGATTATTCCAGCAGGACAATATGATGTCACTGAAGCAGGTGACTTTATCTCTGGGACTTATCAAACGATTGAAAGTAACCCCCAAGGGATTTGGGATGTCTTAGCTGCTCCATTTGCTGGGTTAACAGGTAATGAGTTAACTGAAGGTGCTATTCAAATTTCCTTATTCATCTTAGTTTTAGGGGGATTCTTACAAGTCGTAACTGTCACGGGAGCAATTGATGCCGGGATTGGCGCAGCAATTCGAGCCAACAAGGATAATATGACTCGTTTAATTTGGATTTTAATGGGTATTTTTGCCTTAGGGGGAAGTACCTATGGAATGTCTGAAGAAACTGTACCATTTTATGCCTTACTAATTCCAATGATGGTGGCAGTTGGTTTTGATGCCATGGTTGGGATTGCAGTAGTACTTGTAGGGTCAGGTGTTGGATGTCTAGCCTCTACAGTGAACCCATTTGCAACTGGTATTGCATCTTCAATGGCTGGTATTGGTTTGGGAGATGGTATTGTTCCTCGGGTCATCATGCTGGTCGTAATGTATATCATTGCTGCAAGTTATGTCACGCGTTATGCAAAGAAGGTTCAAAAAGATCCAAGTAATTCTTTAATAGCTGATCAGTATGAGTCAGATAAAGAAAAATTTAAAATTAAAGATGATATTGATGAAATTACACCAAAACAACGTTCTGTTTTAGGATTATTCCTGTTCACTTTCTTAATCATGGTGATCTCTTTAATTCCTTGGAGCGAATTTGGTATCACCATCTTCCAAGACATTCACAATTGGATCAATAGTATTCCAATCCTTGGATCCTTAGTAGGACAGAGTGTCATCCCATTTGGTGAATGGTATCTAGGAGAGATTACCGTATTGTTCTTCTTAATGGGGATCGTTATTGCTTTTGTATATGGTATGGGCGAAGAAGATTTTGTGAATAATTTCATCGATGGAGCGAAAGACTTATTGAGCGTTGCCTTAATTTGTGCTGTAGCTCGTGGTATTCAAGTCATCATGAATGACGGTCAAATCACTGCTACTGTTCTTCACTGGGGTGAAATGGCTCTATCAAACTTATCTTCAGGATTCTTTATTATTCTCACTTATCTTTTCTATTTACCAATGTCATTCTTAATCCCTTCAACTTCTGGGTTGGCAGCAGCAACCGTTGGGATTATGGCGCCTTTAGGTGACTTTGCAGGTGTTGCTCAAAGTTTAGTAATTACTGCTTATCAATCAGCTGCAGGGATTGTTAACTTAATAACACCAACTTCAGGCGTTGTAATGGCAGCTTTAGCTATTGCAGGGATTGAAATTACGACATGGTGGAAATTTATGTGGAAATTAATCTTAATGCTTGCAGCAGCTTCACTTATTATTTTAGTACTCTTTGCAGTGATCTAA
- the argF gene encoding ornithine carbamoyltransferase: MFQGRNLLKEIDFTPDELKYLIDFSIHLKDLKKRGIPHEYMKGQNICLLFEKTSTRTRSAFTVAANDLGAAPEFLGANDIQLGKKESVEDTAIVLGSMFDGIEFRGFSQKVVEQLGEFAGVPVWNGLTDEWHPTQMIADFMTMKEEFGDLEGRTLVYCGDGRNNMANSLIVMGALIGVNITIAAPKELQTSDEIVKMAEGYAKESGATVKVTDDVVSAVKDADAIYTDVWVSMGEEDKFEERVNLLKPYQVNKELTSHIENKDWIFLHCLPAFHDTETTYGKDVEEKFNVSEMEVTDEVFRGEHARQFEQAENRMHSIKAIMAATNGNLFIPKV, translated from the coding sequence ATGTTTCAAGGACGTAACTTATTAAAAGAAATTGATTTTACACCAGATGAATTGAAATATTTAATTGACTTTTCAATCCATCTTAAGGATTTGAAAAAACGTGGTATTCCACACGAATATATGAAAGGACAAAATATTTGTCTGCTATTCGAAAAAACTTCAACTCGTACTCGTTCAGCATTTACAGTTGCTGCAAATGACCTAGGCGCAGCACCAGAGTTCTTAGGTGCTAATGATATCCAATTAGGTAAGAAAGAATCAGTTGAAGATACCGCTATTGTTTTAGGCAGTATGTTCGACGGTATTGAATTCCGCGGTTTCTCTCAAAAAGTTGTTGAACAACTTGGTGAATTTGCAGGTGTTCCAGTATGGAATGGCTTAACCGATGAATGGCACCCAACTCAAATGATCGCCGACTTTATGACAATGAAAGAAGAATTTGGAGATCTTGAAGGGCGTACATTAGTATATTGCGGCGATGGCCGTAATAATATGGCGAATAGCTTGATTGTTATGGGCGCTTTAATTGGCGTAAACATTACAATTGCGGCACCTAAGGAACTACAAACGAGCGATGAAATTGTGAAGATGGCAGAAGGATACGCAAAAGAATCTGGCGCTACAGTCAAAGTAACAGATGATGTTGTTTCCGCGGTTAAAGATGCAGATGCTATCTATACAGATGTTTGGGTATCAATGGGTGAAGAAGATAAATTTGAAGAACGTGTTAACCTACTAAAACCTTATCAAGTTAATAAAGAATTAACTTCTCATATTGAAAATAAAGATTGGATTTTCTTACACTGCCTACCAGCTTTCCATGATACAGAAACAACTTATGGTAAAGATGTTGAAGAAAAATTCAATGTGAGTGAAATGGAAGTAACTGATGAAGTCTTCCGTGGTGAACATGCACGTCAATTTGAGCAAGCAGAAAATCGTATGCACTCAATTAAAGCGATTATGGCTGCAACAAATGGTAACCTCTTTATTCCAAAAGTGTAG
- the arcA gene encoding arginine deiminase, protein MTHPINVFSEIGRLKTVLVHRPGKELENLVPDYLDRLLFDDIPYLEEAQKEHDNFVKVMEDFGVEVVYLERLAAEAIDAADVKEQFVDEWLSETGLEAGAAWDAIRSDLLSYDDTFEMVLKTMEGYKKIDVDLGEAVSLDDLVDSEYPFLVDPMPNLYFTRDPFATMSHGVTINHMYSDTRNRETLYGKYIFTYHPTYGGDAVPRYYDREERTRIEGGDELVLSPTTLAVGISQRTGAASIEKLARRLFKETDYKEVLAFSIANNRKFMHLDTVFTMVDYDKFTIHPEIEGDLTVYSITPDGDDVKIEERVDELENILQDALGVEEVTLIRCGGDDIVASAREQWNDGSNTLTLAPGEVLVYDRNTVTNKLLQEHGIKLHEVRGSELVRGRGGPRCMSMPLYREDI, encoded by the coding sequence ATGACACATCCGATTAATGTATTTTCTGAAATTGGTCGTTTAAAAACAGTACTCGTTCATAGACCAGGTAAAGAATTAGAAAACTTAGTTCCTGACTATCTTGACCGTTTATTGTTTGATGATATTCCATATTTAGAGGAAGCTCAAAAAGAACACGATAATTTCGTAAAAGTGATGGAAGATTTTGGGGTTGAAGTTGTTTACCTTGAACGTTTAGCAGCTGAAGCAATTGATGCAGCAGATGTTAAAGAACAATTTGTTGACGAATGGCTAAGTGAAACCGGCCTTGAAGCTGGTGCTGCTTGGGATGCTATCCGCTCTGATCTTTTATCTTATGACGATACATTTGAAATGGTACTAAAAACCATGGAAGGTTATAAGAAGATTGACGTGGATCTTGGCGAAGCAGTTTCATTAGATGACTTAGTTGATTCTGAATATCCATTCCTAGTAGACCCAATGCCTAACCTTTATTTTACTCGTGACCCATTTGCAACAATGAGCCATGGTGTAACTATTAATCATATGTATTCCGACACCCGTAATCGTGAAACATTATATGGTAAATATATCTTTACTTACCATCCAACTTACGGTGGCGATGCTGTACCACGTTACTATGATCGTGAAGAACGTACCCGCATCGAAGGCGGAGATGAATTAGTTCTCTCTCCAACAACATTAGCAGTTGGTATTTCTCAACGTACAGGCGCAGCCTCTATTGAAAAATTAGCACGTCGTCTATTTAAAGAAACAGACTATAAAGAAGTGCTAGCCTTTTCTATCGCAAATAACCGTAAATTCATGCACTTAGATACTGTATTTACGATGGTTGATTACGATAAATTTACGATTCACCCAGAAATTGAAGGTGATTTAACAGTTTATTCAATCACACCAGATGGCGATGATGTGAAGATCGAAGAACGTGTCGATGAACTTGAAAATATTTTGCAAGATGCTTTAGGAGTTGAAGAAGTAACCTTAATTCGTTGCGGCGGCGACGATATCGTTGCGTCAGCACGTGAACAATGGAATGACGGTTCAAATACTTTAACGCTCGCTCCTGGTGAAGTATTAGTTTATGACCGTAACACTGTTACTAATAAGTTATTACAAGAACATGGTATTAAGTTGCACGAAGTACGCGGTAGTGAATTAGTTCGCGGTCGTGGGGGTCCACGTTGCATGTCTATGCCTCTATATCGTGAAGACATCTAA
- a CDS encoding YfcC family protein: MSTLWKNMRQVRVPHTYVLLFSFIVIAAIMSWIVPAGAFERTMVDGREVIDPTSFSYVESNPQGIFDILKSLPTGFERSQHISYFLFVVGGAFGVINQTGAIEAALNRIVRALKGKEGLVIPIVLLIMGIGGSTIGLSEETILFIALGVTLARGIGYYALVGVGMIGLGAGLGFTAGFMNPFSVGVAQSIADLPLFSGMGLRLLLFAVVWLATTIYLSRYARKVKADPTQSIVYKEEKEARTKENKHEKKEDPPFTLQQKNIAAIFALSFVLIAIGVIQFGWYIQEIGAVFIGMGILAGFIARMRPGKIADGFIEGAKDMVYAALIVGLAQSLIVILEDGMIIDTIINSMSNAISSLPSVLSAVGIYIVQIIINFFISSGSGQAAVTMPITVPLADALGVTRQTAVLCYQLGNGFLDSIMPMSGILMAQLAIADIPYSKWVKFSMPLMIIWLVIGLVFVIGAQIIGYGPF, from the coding sequence GTGAGTACTTTGTGGAAAAATATGAGGCAAGTTCGTGTGCCTCACACTTATGTTTTATTATTTAGTTTTATTGTCATAGCAGCTATCATGTCTTGGATAGTACCTGCTGGAGCCTTTGAAAGAACGATGGTTGACGGACGAGAGGTAATCGATCCTACATCCTTTAGTTACGTTGAGAGTAACCCCCAAGGAATATTCGACATATTAAAATCTTTACCTACTGGATTTGAGAGAAGTCAACATATTTCATATTTCTTGTTTGTTGTAGGAGGTGCTTTTGGCGTTATTAATCAAACGGGAGCAATCGAAGCTGCTTTAAATCGTATCGTTCGCGCATTGAAGGGCAAGGAAGGCTTAGTTATTCCAATTGTTCTTTTAATTATGGGCATTGGGGGCTCTACAATTGGATTGAGTGAGGAAACAATTCTCTTTATTGCTCTTGGTGTTACCCTAGCTCGTGGTATTGGTTACTATGCTCTTGTTGGAGTAGGTATGATTGGATTAGGAGCAGGATTGGGTTTTACAGCAGGCTTTATGAATCCTTTTTCCGTAGGGGTAGCGCAATCAATTGCAGATCTACCATTGTTTTCAGGAATGGGATTACGTTTGCTTCTATTTGCAGTCGTATGGCTTGCAACAACTATTTATTTGAGTCGTTATGCTCGAAAGGTAAAAGCGGATCCTACTCAAAGTATTGTATATAAAGAAGAAAAAGAAGCGAGAACTAAAGAAAATAAGCACGAGAAGAAAGAAGACCCGCCTTTTACTTTACAGCAAAAAAATATTGCAGCTATATTTGCTTTATCTTTTGTGCTCATTGCTATTGGAGTTATTCAATTTGGTTGGTACATACAAGAAATTGGCGCTGTATTTATTGGTATGGGGATTTTGGCAGGTTTTATTGCTAGGATGCGTCCTGGGAAAATTGCAGATGGATTTATTGAAGGGGCCAAGGATATGGTATATGCTGCATTGATTGTAGGATTGGCTCAGAGCTTAATAGTTATTTTAGAAGATGGGATGATAATTGACACTATCATCAATAGCATGTCAAACGCAATTTCATCACTACCAAGTGTACTAAGCGCAGTAGGGATTTATATCGTTCAAATTATCATCAATTTCTTTATTTCATCAGGTAGTGGACAAGCCGCAGTTACCATGCCAATCACTGTACCCTTAGCAGATGCACTTGGAGTTACTCGGCAAACAGCTGTATTGTGTTATCAATTAGGGAACGGTTTCTTAGATTCAATTATGCCAATGTCTGGTATTTTAATGGCACAATTAGCAATAGCTGATATTCCATACTCTAAGTGGGTTAAATTTTCTATGCCATTGATGATTATTTGGCTGGTTATAGGCTTAGTGTTTGTTATAGGTGCTCAAATTATTGGATACGGACCTTTCTAG